A single genomic interval of Arachis duranensis cultivar V14167 chromosome 7, aradu.V14167.gnm2.J7QH, whole genome shotgun sequence harbors:
- the LOC107496922 gene encoding uncharacterized protein LOC107496922 — MSLSDLKNSILEKLGVLGSKSFPEIRIHELFAKLEVGVDSSGASAPVPSPAATGGASSSMPAVRPYLPPVQSPSFAADLDRTEVVGSVPLENAAVIEPPYIVGTGGGLLPYIKDIGGPDQVENAMRDDESDQEPVDIVGDNDDDTDGDPHAQHRPSSSASHQYPPHFSTLNLDALGQQEDGGNTSKDEAVLSVKDYSIRRGVEYRVIESDHLKYHRKCKEFGKGCSWLIRVALRARKGTWEVRRYNGPHTCLATSISSDHRQLDYHVICARILAMVRADAAVTVKVLQQATEADYGFRPSYRKVWMAKQKAVAQIYGDWEESYAELPRWMLGVQATMPGTITVLKTSPVRIGSGVDESTVYFHRLFWTFPPCIEAFRHCKPLVSIDGTHLYGKYGGTLLLAIAQDGNSNILPIAFALVEGENAESWHNGIKAALEAPETGWLPPRAFRAYCIRHVAANFALTFKGKDSRKMLVNAAYAKTEAEFYYWFDIMRTENPAMCDWANRMEYDKWTQHENAGRRFGHMTTNISECVNSVLKGTRNLPVTSLVKSTYGRLAQLFVVRGQTAEAQLGSGHEFCQALVKAIDRNLRDSRCFTVTLYDRH; from the exons ATGAGTTTGTCAGATTTGAAGAACAGCATCTTGGAGAAGCTTGGCGTGTTGGGTAGCAA GAGTTTTCCGGAGATCAGAATCCATGAGTTGTTCGCGAAGTTGGAGGTTGGTGTCGATAGTTCTGGGGCATCCGCTCCAGTTCCTAGCCCAGCTGCCACGGGTGGTGCATCTAGTTCGATGCCTGCGGTCAGACCGTATCTTCCGCCGGTTCAATCACCTTCGTTTGCAGCTGATTTAGACCGAACAGAGGTTGTTGGTTCTGTACCTTTGGAGAATGCAGCAGTCATTGAGCCTCCCTACATTGTGGGCACCGGTGGTGGCCTGTTACCTTATATCAAAGACATTGGTGGACCTGATCAAGTAGAAAATGCAATGCGTGATGATGAGTCTGACCAGGAGCCTGTTGATATCGTAGGTGACAACGACGATGACACAGATGGCGATCCACATGCGCAGCATCGGCCTTCAAGTTCTGCTTCTCATCAGTATCCTCCACACTTCTCCACACTAAACTTGGATGCTCTTGGTCAACAGGAAGACGGTGGTAACACA AGTAAAGATGAAGCTGTGCTGAGTGTCAAGGACTATAGCATCCGGCGAGGTGTTGAGTACAGAGTCATCGAATCAGATCATTTGAAGTATCATAGAAAATGTAAGGAATTCGGCAAGGGTTGTAGTTGGTTGATTCGTGTAGCGCTTCGTGCACGAAAGGGCACTTGGGAGGTTAGGAGGTACAACGGGCCACACACATGCCTCGCAACTTCTATTTCAAGTGATCACCGTCAGTTGGATTACCACGTTATCTGTGCGAGGATTCTTGCTATGGTTAGGGCAGATGCTGCGGTTACGGTAAAGGTACTTCAACAAGCGACAGAAGCCGATTACGGTTTCAGGCCTAGTTACAGGAAAGTTTGGATGGCTAAGCAGAAGGCAGTGGCACAAATATATGGAGATTGGGAAGAGTCTTACGCGGAGTTGCCACGTTGGATGCTAGGGGTCCAGGCGACAATGCCGGGAACAATCACGGTGCTGAAGACGTCTCCTGTTCGGATTGGTAGTGGGGTTGATGAGTCAACGGTGTACTTTCACCGGCTTTTCTGGACATTTCCACCCTGTATCGAGGCATTCCGGCATTGCAAGCCCCTCGTCAGTATTGATGGTACCCACTTGTATGGGAAGTATGGAGGGACGCTGCTGTTGGCGATAGCTCAGGACGGGAACTCGAACATCCTCCCGATAGCAtttgcccttgtggagggcgaAAATGCAGAGTCGTG GCATAATGGGATCAAGGCAGCGCTTGAGGCACCTGAGACTGGGTGGCTGCCTCCTCGGGCTTTTCGGGCCTACTGTATTAGGCATGTGGCTGCGAATTTCGCCCTAACGTTCAAAGGTAAGGACTCAAGGAAGATGTTGGTGAATGCTGCCTACGCAAAGACTGAGGCTGAGTTTTATTACTGGTTTGACATCATGCGGACTGAGAATCCAGCAATGTGTGACTGGGCCAACCGGATGGAGTATGACAAGTGGACCCAACATGAGAACGCTGGTCGACGGTTCGGGCACATGACCACAAACATCAGTGAATGTGTGAACTCCGTGCTAAAGGGAACTCGCAACCTACCGGTCACATCGTTGGTTAAGTCAACTTACGGGAGGCTTGCTCAGCTATTTGTGGTACGGGGACAGACAGCAGAGGCACAACTCGGATCTGGGCATGAATTCTGTCAGGCATTGGTCAAGGCTATTGATCGGAACCTAAGAGACTCTAGGTGCTTCACTGTGACATTATACGACAGGCATTAG